A window of the Corynebacterium minutissimum genome harbors these coding sequences:
- a CDS encoding AMP-dependent synthetase/ligase, with the protein MTLNEAHTKAQFQIDEGETCLTAMMATAKARPHGVMFTRPANYEWVNVTAKEFVEEVYAVAKGLMALGVEQGDRVALISTTRYEWSLLDYAIWAAGAISVPVYPSSSLSQVQWIIEDSGAILAITETREHSELVKHLKLQEDGTPQLHGSPSQLRRILEINSSAIDTLKFEGREISDAAVNERIEATNTDDVASLVYTSGTTGRPKGCMLTHRNWLAEARGLLTNPIGAIAVPGAHVLTFLPLAHVFSRAVSLAVTIGGASQNHWSDFGTITIEFARSRPNLILGVPRVFEKVRNGASAKAHGSSALKGAIFDRAEKIAIEYSKALDTPEGPNRVLKAKHKAFDKLVYAAIREAMGGEVKYCISGGSAISQELLHWYRGIGVTIYEGYGLTETAAAAAVDFVDQSIGTVGPPLGGTTLRINEDGEILIKGDIVFKGYWQNPEATEGALNDGWYNTGDLGEIDEDGKLVITGRKKDLIVTAGGKNVSPGPMEDILRSHPLISQAMVVGDGKPFVGVLLTLDEDALKRWKAERNISAAKGMREVAADPGLRADIQDAINQVNATVSHAEGIKKFVILDQDLTEESNELTPTMKVKRYVVAQRYAADIERLYAGKK; encoded by the coding sequence GTGACTTTAAATGAGGCACATACCAAAGCTCAGTTCCAGATTGATGAAGGGGAGACCTGCCTTACGGCCATGATGGCCACGGCAAAGGCCCGCCCACACGGCGTTATGTTTACCCGACCTGCGAACTACGAGTGGGTCAACGTCACCGCGAAGGAATTTGTTGAAGAGGTGTATGCGGTGGCCAAGGGCCTTATGGCCCTCGGCGTCGAGCAGGGTGACCGCGTGGCGCTCATTTCGACGACGCGCTACGAGTGGTCACTGTTGGATTACGCTATCTGGGCCGCCGGCGCTATTTCGGTGCCGGTGTACCCGTCCTCCTCATTGTCACAGGTGCAGTGGATCATCGAGGACTCCGGCGCAATCCTCGCCATTACGGAAACGCGTGAGCATTCCGAGCTGGTCAAGCATCTAAAGCTGCAGGAGGACGGCACACCACAGCTGCACGGCTCGCCCTCCCAGCTGCGACGCATCCTAGAGATTAACTCTTCTGCTATCGATACGTTGAAGTTTGAGGGCCGCGAGATTTCCGACGCCGCCGTGAACGAACGTATCGAAGCCACCAACACCGACGACGTGGCCTCGCTGGTATACACCTCAGGTACTACCGGCCGACCGAAGGGCTGCATGCTGACGCACCGCAACTGGCTGGCAGAAGCCCGCGGCCTGCTCACCAACCCGATTGGCGCCATTGCCGTTCCCGGCGCCCACGTGCTGACCTTCCTGCCGCTGGCGCACGTCTTCAGCCGCGCGGTGTCCCTCGCGGTCACCATCGGTGGTGCCTCCCAGAACCACTGGTCGGACTTTGGCACCATCACCATCGAGTTCGCGCGTTCGCGCCCCAACTTGATTTTGGGTGTGCCTCGCGTGTTTGAGAAGGTGCGCAATGGCGCATCGGCCAAGGCACACGGCTCGTCCGCCTTGAAGGGCGCCATCTTTGACCGCGCAGAGAAGATCGCCATCGAATACTCCAAAGCACTGGATACTCCGGAAGGCCCCAACCGAGTGCTCAAAGCCAAGCACAAGGCCTTTGACAAGCTGGTCTACGCCGCCATCCGTGAAGCCATGGGTGGCGAAGTGAAGTACTGCATCTCTGGTGGTTCGGCTATTTCGCAGGAGCTGCTGCACTGGTACCGCGGCATCGGCGTGACCATCTACGAGGGTTATGGTTTGACGGAAACCGCCGCTGCAGCCGCGGTGGACTTTGTGGACCAGTCCATCGGCACTGTCGGCCCGCCGCTGGGTGGAACGACGCTGCGTATTAATGAAGACGGCGAAATTCTCATCAAGGGCGACATCGTCTTTAAAGGCTACTGGCAGAACCCGGAGGCTACGGAAGGCGCGCTTAACGACGGCTGGTACAACACCGGTGACCTCGGCGAAATCGATGAGGATGGCAAGCTCGTCATCACCGGACGCAAGAAGGACCTCATTGTGACTGCCGGCGGCAAGAATGTGTCGCCCGGCCCGATGGAGGACATCCTGCGCTCCCACCCGCTCATCTCCCAGGCCATGGTGGTCGGTGACGGCAAGCCTTTCGTCGGCGTGCTGCTTACCTTGGATGAGGATGCTCTCAAGCGTTGGAAGGCTGAGCGCAACATCTCCGCTGCCAAGGGTATGCGTGAGGTGGCCGCCGATCCGGGGCTACGCGCCGACATCCAGGACGCCATCAACCAGGTCAACGCCACGGTGTCTCATGCTGAGGGCATTAAGAAGTTCGTCATTCTGGATCAGGACCTCACCGAGGAGAGCAATGAGCTCACCCCGACCATGAAGGTAAAGCGCTACGTTGTGGCACAGCGCTACGCCGCCGACATCGAGCGCCTCTACGCCGGCAAGAAGTAA
- the malQ gene encoding 4-alpha-glucanotransferase produces MRTEGVAQLRPVTTRDLLQELAQRHGVACEYTAQNGQPVYVSEETITYTLRALGVSISDRPDDEELTQALFEDYLARASRPLPPCVVAREGAEKSFDVHVHDGDPVTVTIELEHGGTRPTYQDPNDAPAADVAGTMWGEASFHVPGDLPLGFHTLRLSSPGIGEYECPLIVVPNHLSTADRYLERPAAGAMAQLYSVRSKKSWGMGDFGDLAELAETLAEDYDFLLINPLHAGEPIPPVEDSPYLPTTRRFINPIYLRIEDIPELQLLSPELQEDVAELAAEFRERNHSAEEIDRDSIFEAKLQVLRELFSHEMAPERRMAFSEYQRREGRGLRNFALWCAETELARHSGRRHALDLDVTDLAEFYAWLQFLCDEQLDAAQRRALDAGMSIGLVTDMAVGIHPNGADAVNLSEYLAPQCSVGAPPDDYNQQGQDWSQPPWHPVRLAESGYQPWRDLLRTMLGNAGGLRVDHVLGLFRLYWIPRHSSPLHGTYVTYDWEAMLGILALEAERAGAVLVGEDLGTLEPWVQTALRDMGVLGTTIIWFEHAEEGPTPRPQDQYRRMAMSSVGTHDLPPTLAFLRGDHIALRARLGLLTTSVAEEEEQDREWQDQVKDNLQAYGMLTNRENEEDVLVALHEYVAGTPSALTVTNVVDMVGDVRAQNQPGTTKDQYPNWCIPLCNTAGEPVLLEDLPKQELYQRLAQVSKRPR; encoded by the coding sequence ATGCGCACGGAGGGCGTGGCACAATTGAGACCTGTGACTACCCGTGATCTGCTTCAAGAGCTCGCCCAGCGCCACGGAGTGGCCTGCGAGTACACCGCCCAGAACGGACAGCCCGTCTACGTCAGCGAAGAAACGATTACCTATACGCTGCGTGCACTCGGCGTCTCCATCTCCGATCGGCCTGATGACGAAGAGCTGACCCAGGCCCTGTTTGAGGATTACCTGGCTCGCGCCTCTCGTCCCCTGCCGCCGTGCGTGGTGGCTCGTGAAGGAGCAGAAAAGTCCTTTGACGTTCACGTCCATGATGGTGATCCCGTCACGGTCACCATCGAGCTGGAGCATGGCGGGACTCGCCCGACCTACCAGGACCCCAACGACGCCCCGGCTGCCGACGTCGCGGGGACCATGTGGGGCGAGGCCAGCTTCCACGTCCCCGGCGATCTGCCGCTGGGCTTTCACACTCTGCGGCTCTCCTCGCCGGGCATCGGTGAGTATGAGTGTCCGCTCATCGTCGTGCCGAATCACCTGAGCACGGCCGACCGTTATCTTGAGCGCCCCGCCGCGGGTGCCATGGCGCAGCTGTACTCGGTGCGCTCGAAGAAGTCCTGGGGCATGGGCGATTTCGGCGACTTGGCCGAGCTCGCGGAAACGTTGGCGGAAGACTATGACTTCCTCCTCATTAATCCGCTTCATGCGGGCGAGCCCATCCCGCCGGTGGAGGATTCCCCCTACCTCCCCACCACCCGCCGCTTCATTAACCCGATTTACCTGCGCATCGAAGATATCCCGGAGCTACAGCTGCTGAGCCCCGAGCTCCAGGAAGATGTGGCCGAGCTGGCTGCTGAGTTCCGCGAGCGCAACCACTCTGCCGAAGAGATTGACCGCGATTCCATCTTCGAGGCCAAGCTGCAGGTTCTCCGGGAGCTCTTCAGCCACGAAATGGCCCCGGAGCGCCGTATGGCCTTTAGCGAATACCAGCGCCGCGAAGGTCGGGGGCTGCGCAACTTCGCCCTGTGGTGCGCAGAAACCGAGCTGGCGCGCCACAGCGGTCGCCGCCATGCACTGGACCTCGATGTCACCGATTTGGCCGAATTCTACGCTTGGCTGCAGTTCCTCTGCGATGAGCAGCTGGATGCTGCCCAGCGCCGAGCACTGGATGCTGGCATGTCCATTGGACTCGTGACCGATATGGCAGTCGGTATTCACCCGAATGGTGCCGATGCCGTGAACCTGTCGGAATACCTCGCCCCGCAGTGCTCGGTAGGCGCACCACCGGATGATTACAACCAGCAGGGCCAGGACTGGTCCCAGCCGCCGTGGCACCCGGTACGTCTGGCGGAATCCGGCTACCAGCCGTGGCGTGATTTGTTGCGCACCATGTTGGGCAACGCTGGCGGCCTGCGCGTCGACCACGTTCTGGGTTTGTTCCGCCTGTACTGGATTCCGCGCCACTCCTCCCCGCTCCACGGCACCTACGTGACCTATGACTGGGAGGCCATGCTTGGCATTTTGGCGCTGGAGGCCGAGCGTGCCGGCGCCGTCCTCGTAGGCGAGGACCTGGGCACCTTGGAGCCGTGGGTTCAGACCGCCCTGCGGGACATGGGTGTCTTGGGCACCACGATCATCTGGTTCGAACATGCCGAAGAGGGCCCCACGCCACGTCCGCAGGACCAGTACCGCCGCATGGCGATGTCCTCGGTAGGCACGCACGATCTGCCGCCCACCTTGGCCTTCCTGCGCGGTGACCACATCGCTCTGCGCGCCCGACTGGGTCTGCTGACCACGTCCGTCGCGGAGGAAGAAGAGCAGGACCGCGAGTGGCAGGACCAGGTCAAGGACAACCTGCAGGCCTACGGCATGCTGACCAATCGTGAGAACGAAGAAGACGTCCTCGTCGCTCTCCACGAGTATGTGGCTGGCACGCCGTCGGCGCTTACGGTGACCAACGTTGTGGACATGGTCGGTGACGTGCGCGCACAAAACCAGCCCGGCACGACGAAGGACCAGTACCCCAACTGGTGCATCCCGCTGTGCAATACCGCCGGTGAGCCGGTTCTACTAGAAGATCTCCCGAAGCAGGAGCTCTACCAGCGCCTCGCCCAGGTATCCAAGCGGCCACGCTAG
- a CDS encoding carboxylesterase family protein has translation MSSAPFDVTCPAGTITGYLTEDVAHFHSIEYSHISGDFENPEPASPRDQDARTPHPEKVALTITAPSAPLVDANLTTSSLAPVLVYVHGGRYEHGSHEDRRAEGTPTAEAGIVHVQLGYRVGLPGLARFRDDEPHRYRAIEDLQLGLEWIQRNIESFGGDPTNVTLLGQSAGANAVLWLARRDHYRGAFRRVIALSPGFPRESFEERKATLRQVMKKPITRSSLASMSEEELNAGYKKFRTKYNLDMALGPTPLECAQLADVPLILGSTRDEFYNIPATQKIDRSPFRGIALRYLAPRLGFPRNGFKPWYQVAQFLDRDRPTGRMVGDAIIRRWTAEVAEKAPGQTWMVEFTRSSGPALHCEELRPLFGRTELAAWLQEFVRTGEPGFEEYRPEHAIWEYNLDDGSHRVAHSSLDYISAAFAQDGSLL, from the coding sequence ATGAGCAGCGCACCTTTCGACGTTACCTGCCCCGCAGGCACCATCACCGGCTACCTCACGGAGGATGTGGCCCACTTCCACTCCATCGAGTATTCCCATATCTCCGGGGATTTCGAGAATCCCGAACCTGCATCTCCACGTGACCAGGATGCGCGTACGCCGCACCCAGAGAAAGTTGCGCTCACCATTACCGCGCCTTCCGCGCCGCTTGTCGACGCTAACCTGACCACCTCCTCGCTCGCCCCCGTCTTGGTCTACGTCCATGGCGGGCGCTACGAGCACGGTTCCCACGAGGACCGCCGCGCGGAGGGAACCCCCACGGCAGAGGCCGGAATCGTGCATGTGCAGCTGGGCTACCGCGTTGGTCTTCCGGGCTTGGCGCGCTTCCGCGACGATGAGCCTCACCGCTACCGCGCCATTGAGGACCTGCAGCTGGGGCTGGAGTGGATTCAGCGCAATATCGAATCCTTCGGTGGGGATCCCACCAACGTCACTCTCCTGGGCCAGTCTGCTGGTGCCAATGCGGTGCTGTGGCTGGCTCGCCGCGATCACTACCGTGGCGCGTTTCGCCGCGTCATTGCGCTCTCCCCTGGTTTCCCGCGCGAGAGTTTTGAGGAGCGCAAGGCCACGCTGCGCCAGGTGATGAAGAAGCCGATTACGCGCTCGTCGCTGGCCTCGATGAGCGAGGAGGAGCTCAACGCCGGATATAAGAAGTTCCGCACCAAATACAACCTTGATATGGCTCTGGGCCCCACGCCGCTGGAGTGTGCACAGCTTGCCGACGTCCCCCTCATCCTCGGCAGCACCCGCGACGAGTTCTACAACATCCCGGCCACTCAGAAGATCGACCGCTCTCCCTTCCGCGGGATTGCCTTGCGCTACCTCGCCCCGCGCCTCGGTTTCCCGCGCAATGGGTTCAAGCCCTGGTATCAGGTGGCGCAGTTCTTGGATAGGGATCGGCCCACCGGGCGCATGGTCGGTGATGCCATCATCCGCCGCTGGACGGCAGAAGTGGCAGAGAAGGCTCCGGGACAGACGTGGATGGTGGAATTTACCCGGTCTTCGGGACCCGCGCTGCATTGCGAGGAACTCCGCCCACTCTTTGGCCGCACGGAGCTGGCCGCCTGGCTGCAGGAGTTTGTGCGCACTGGCGAGCCCGGCTTCGAGGAATACCGCCCGGAACATGCCATCTGGGAATACAACCTCGATGACGGCTCGCACCGCGTGGCGCACTCCAGCCTGGATTATATTTCCGCGGCCTTCGCCCAGGATGGCAGCCTGCTCTGA
- the idi gene encoding isopentenyl-diphosphate Delta-isomerase has translation MTELVVLASPDGAPIGTADKAVVHTADTPLHFAFSAWVVRDGNILLSRRALSKKTWPGVWTNSFCGHPGPGEPTVDAVVRRAQFELGLSGTPQLVLPDFAYRAEDSSGVVENEICPVYLFETRDDPKPNPEEVDSFAWAPVRDVLAAVDATPFAFSPWMVEELTHEPLRAALLG, from the coding sequence ATGACGGAACTCGTCGTTTTGGCCTCGCCTGACGGCGCTCCCATCGGCACGGCAGACAAGGCCGTGGTGCACACCGCGGATACACCGCTGCACTTCGCCTTCTCCGCGTGGGTGGTGCGTGATGGCAACATTCTGCTCAGCCGCCGCGCCTTGTCGAAGAAGACGTGGCCCGGTGTGTGGACAAACTCCTTCTGTGGCCATCCAGGTCCGGGGGAGCCGACTGTCGACGCCGTCGTGCGCCGCGCCCAGTTCGAACTTGGCCTCAGCGGCACACCACAGTTGGTGCTTCCGGATTTTGCCTACCGCGCCGAAGACTCCTCCGGCGTGGTGGAAAACGAAATCTGCCCGGTCTACCTGTTTGAGACCAGGGATGACCCGAAGCCGAACCCAGAGGAGGTCGACTCCTTCGCGTGGGCGCCGGTGCGCGATGTGCTTGCTGCTGTCGATGCCACGCCTTTTGCCTTTAGCCCATGGATGGTGGAGGAGCTGACCCACGAGCCGCTGCGCGCGGCCCTGTTGGGCTAG
- a CDS encoding ABC transporter ATP-binding protein, translating to MNSILRIVRSASALWPFYLGVLLTASVTAILSLLAPFIFREATDTVVEGGALRTILWWVFALFLADALGNVVKNIGGYIGDVMVSRLRQILSTRYFAKLLSVPQGYYDNQVTGTIIARLDRSIANVTQFLQSFSNNFFVMLIQAAAVLVITAVYYWPLAILLAALFPIYMWLTAKTSTRWQKFEAIKNENIDVANGRFAEVIGQVKVTKSFVAEARELASFGERYRTVVDTTKPQSRWWHSMVTARGVAMALIFFGIYGLIFWRTLEGHFSIGDMVMLLQLVNMAKQPVFMMSWIVDISQRAVAGSKDYFKVMEETPEPTVNPQLVSAASASDVPELDLSSAEPLAPTEGPVFAFKDVSFAYESDKPVVDGITFSAEEGHKVALVGESGGGKSTLVNLLLGLYQPTAGKLSVLGHDVAKLTAERLRASVGVVFQESYLFSGTIKENIAYGKPGATMEEIVAVAKRANAHGFIEEFPDGYDTIIGERGLKLSGGQKQRVAVARAMLKDAPILVLDEATSALDTKAERAVQAGLDELMKDRTTLIIAHRLSTIADVDTIVTLDRGRISEIGSPAELAQSDGIYAELLRLTQSASAADRQRLKKYGFVQNTSE from the coding sequence ATGAATTCTATTCTCCGCATCGTCCGCAGTGCTTCTGCCCTGTGGCCGTTTTATCTCGGCGTCCTTCTAACCGCATCGGTGACCGCGATTCTCTCGCTACTCGCCCCGTTCATTTTCCGCGAGGCTACCGATACCGTCGTGGAAGGCGGCGCGCTGCGCACCATCCTGTGGTGGGTCTTCGCTCTCTTCTTGGCTGATGCGCTGGGCAACGTGGTGAAGAATATCGGCGGCTATATCGGTGACGTCATGGTCTCGCGCCTGCGCCAGATTCTCTCCACGCGCTATTTTGCCAAGCTGCTGTCGGTACCGCAGGGCTATTACGACAACCAGGTCACCGGCACCATCATTGCGCGCCTTGACCGCTCGATTGCGAACGTGACGCAGTTCTTGCAGTCCTTCTCCAATAACTTCTTCGTCATGCTCATCCAGGCCGCCGCAGTCCTGGTGATCACTGCGGTGTATTACTGGCCGCTGGCGATTCTCTTGGCTGCGCTCTTTCCCATCTACATGTGGCTCACTGCGAAGACGTCGACGCGCTGGCAGAAGTTTGAGGCCATCAAGAATGAGAACATCGACGTGGCCAACGGCCGTTTTGCCGAGGTCATCGGCCAGGTGAAGGTGACCAAATCCTTCGTGGCCGAAGCCCGCGAGCTGGCCTCCTTTGGCGAGCGCTACCGCACCGTGGTGGATACTACGAAACCGCAGTCGCGCTGGTGGCATTCCATGGTTACCGCGCGCGGCGTGGCCATGGCGCTGATCTTCTTCGGAATTTACGGACTGATTTTCTGGCGCACGTTGGAAGGCCACTTCTCCATCGGTGACATGGTCATGCTCCTGCAGCTGGTCAACATGGCCAAGCAGCCGGTGTTCATGATGAGCTGGATCGTGGATATCAGCCAGCGCGCCGTGGCCGGTTCCAAGGATTACTTCAAGGTGATGGAGGAAACCCCGGAACCTACAGTCAACCCGCAGCTAGTGAGCGCTGCCTCCGCCTCCGACGTCCCCGAGCTCGACCTCTCCTCGGCCGAGCCGCTGGCGCCGACGGAAGGCCCGGTCTTTGCGTTCAAAGATGTCTCCTTCGCCTACGAGTCGGATAAGCCGGTTGTCGATGGCATCACCTTCAGCGCCGAGGAAGGCCACAAGGTTGCGCTCGTCGGCGAGTCAGGCGGCGGCAAGTCCACGTTGGTCAACCTGTTGCTGGGCCTGTACCAACCAACCGCAGGAAAGCTGTCGGTGCTGGGTCATGACGTGGCCAAGCTCACGGCAGAACGCCTGCGCGCATCGGTCGGTGTGGTGTTCCAGGAGTCCTATCTTTTCTCCGGCACCATCAAGGAGAACATCGCCTACGGCAAACCCGGCGCGACGATGGAGGAGATCGTCGCCGTGGCCAAACGCGCCAATGCCCACGGCTTCATCGAGGAGTTCCCAGATGGCTACGACACCATCATTGGCGAGCGCGGCTTGAAGCTCTCCGGCGGTCAGAAGCAGCGTGTGGCCGTGGCCCGCGCCATGTTGAAAGACGCGCCGATTCTCGTGCTCGATGAGGCCACCTCCGCGCTCGATACCAAGGCCGAACGCGCCGTGCAGGCAGGCTTGGATGAGCTCATGAAGGACCGCACGACGCTGATTATCGCGCACCGCCTGTCCACCATTGCGGACGTGGATACCATCGTCACGCTCGATCGCGGCCGCATCTCCGAGATCGGCTCCCCGGCCGAGCTGGCGCAGTCGGATGGCATCTACGCCGAGCTGCTACGCCTGACCCAGTCTGCGTCGGCGGCAGACCGCCAGAGGCTGAAAAAATACGGTTTCGTGCAGAACACCTCCGAGTAG
- a CDS encoding MalY/PatB family protein, which yields MHFPSLKELSARGTRKWTVYDEDVIPLWIAESDFLTAPAVKEAIQEAVDAESFGYTPAPRASELNAAVADFYEKRYGWRPQHVFWIGDVVRGLLLGVQYFTEGPVIVPVPSYPPLLELPETAGREKIETSLELADIERAFQAGAGSILLSHPYNPLGIVFDEDWLRGLVELADKYDARILSDEIHAPLVYEGRHIPLGALSDRVITVTATSKAWNTAGLKCAQVFFSNTADVERWNSLTGVAKDGTGTLGVLAAEAAYRRGGEFLDEEIEYLKKTRDWLVEELPKRVPGLKTSHPQATYLLWLDFSETAIGDDPKPAAWVREHAKVALNEGVTFGTGGEHHARLNFATSRELLEEALDRLEKAFS from the coding sequence ATGCATTTTCCTAGCCTGAAAGAACTCTCTGCCCGCGGCACCCGCAAGTGGACGGTCTATGACGAGGACGTCATCCCCCTCTGGATCGCAGAATCAGACTTCCTCACCGCCCCCGCGGTCAAGGAGGCCATCCAGGAGGCCGTGGATGCCGAGTCCTTTGGCTACACCCCTGCGCCCAGGGCCTCCGAGCTTAATGCAGCCGTGGCTGACTTCTACGAGAAGCGCTATGGCTGGCGGCCGCAGCACGTGTTCTGGATCGGCGATGTTGTCCGTGGCTTGTTGCTCGGCGTGCAGTACTTCACCGAGGGCCCGGTCATCGTGCCGGTTCCTTCTTACCCGCCGCTGCTGGAGCTTCCGGAGACCGCAGGACGCGAGAAGATTGAGACCTCCCTGGAACTCGCAGACATCGAGCGCGCCTTTCAGGCCGGGGCCGGTTCCATCCTGCTGTCACACCCCTACAACCCGCTGGGCATTGTCTTTGATGAAGACTGGCTGCGGGGCCTGGTGGAGTTGGCGGACAAATACGATGCCCGCATTCTCTCCGATGAGATCCACGCCCCGCTGGTCTACGAAGGTCGCCACATTCCGCTCGGCGCCTTGTCCGACCGCGTTATTACCGTCACCGCCACGTCCAAGGCATGGAACACCGCAGGCTTAAAGTGCGCGCAGGTGTTCTTCTCCAACACTGCGGACGTCGAGCGTTGGAACTCATTGACCGGCGTGGCTAAGGACGGCACCGGCACGCTCGGCGTGCTGGCAGCGGAAGCCGCCTACCGCCGCGGCGGGGAGTTCTTGGATGAGGAAATCGAATACTTGAAGAAGACCCGTGACTGGCTGGTAGAGGAATTGCCCAAGCGCGTACCAGGTCTCAAGACCTCCCACCCGCAGGCCACCTACCTGCTGTGGTTGGACTTTAGCGAGACCGCTATCGGGGATGACCCGAAGCCCGCCGCTTGGGTTCGCGAGCACGCCAAGGTAGCGCTCAACGAGGGCGTGACGTTCGGTACCGGTGGCGAGCATCATGCCCGTCTCAATTTTGCAACCTCCCGTGAACTGCTCGAAGAGGCACTCGACCGGCTGGAGAAGGCCTTCAGCTAG
- the brnQ gene encoding branched-chain amino acid transport system II carrier protein produces MSINDVQAPSASASKTGSPIGIVIVASLMLFSMFFGAGNLIFPPEVGVSSGTNFWPATLGFLAAGVALPVLAVIAVAISGQSVRDIGNHGGAFFGVAFSVIAYLAIGAFYALPRTGAVSMETAITPLLGWEGTFANGAFNVVFFLIALALAWRPNDIIDTLGKFLTPALVILLAALITLATLANPRVPGTPTEEYASAPFVTGLFEGYNTMDAIAGLAFSIVIVTSLRSKGFSTNRALLRGTITSAVIAGALLAAIYLGLAWIGQTMPNGASYDSGATLLADASNLTMGNVGQAVFSAIVILACMTTAVGLISATSEFFAMLVPKTVYHFWACLFTALSIAFAFQGLDTVLAVAVPFIVFLYPPAISLIALTLLQPVVKRWVTFYWAFRLALWVSVLWSAATSLGAPLDFSPGQGVGLGWVVPTLLAFAIGVIIDVVSTGSKERSE; encoded by the coding sequence ATGTCCATAAATGACGTTCAGGCCCCCTCCGCATCTGCCTCGAAGACGGGTTCACCCATCGGCATCGTGATTGTTGCCTCCCTCATGCTCTTCTCCATGTTCTTCGGAGCGGGCAACCTCATCTTCCCGCCGGAGGTCGGTGTCTCCTCCGGCACCAACTTCTGGCCGGCCACCTTGGGTTTCCTCGCCGCCGGCGTGGCCCTACCGGTCTTGGCCGTCATCGCGGTGGCCATCTCCGGCCAATCTGTGCGGGATATCGGAAACCACGGCGGCGCGTTCTTCGGCGTTGCCTTCTCCGTCATCGCCTACTTGGCCATCGGCGCCTTCTACGCCTTGCCGCGTACCGGCGCAGTGTCCATGGAAACCGCGATTACCCCGCTGCTCGGCTGGGAGGGAACCTTTGCCAACGGCGCCTTCAACGTCGTCTTCTTCCTTATCGCATTGGCCCTAGCCTGGCGCCCCAATGACATCATCGACACCTTGGGCAAGTTCCTGACCCCGGCGCTGGTCATCCTGCTCGCCGCCCTCATCACCTTGGCCACACTGGCGAATCCCCGCGTGCCCGGCACCCCGACCGAGGAGTACGCTTCCGCGCCCTTCGTCACGGGCCTCTTCGAGGGCTACAACACTATGGACGCCATCGCGGGCCTGGCATTCTCCATCGTCATCGTGACCTCGTTGCGCTCCAAAGGTTTCTCCACCAACCGCGCGCTACTGCGCGGAACCATCACCTCCGCCGTCATCGCGGGCGCCCTACTTGCCGCTATCTACCTGGGCCTGGCGTGGATTGGCCAAACCATGCCGAATGGTGCCTCCTATGATTCCGGCGCCACCTTGCTTGCCGACGCCTCCAATCTCACCATGGGCAACGTCGGCCAGGCTGTCTTCTCCGCCATCGTCATCCTGGCGTGCATGACCACCGCCGTGGGCCTGATTTCCGCCACCTCAGAGTTCTTCGCCATGCTCGTGCCGAAGACCGTCTACCACTTCTGGGCCTGCCTGTTTACCGCCCTGTCCATCGCCTTCGCCTTCCAAGGTCTGGACACGGTGCTTGCCGTCGCGGTGCCCTTCATCGTCTTTTTGTACCCGCCAGCCATCTCACTTATCGCGCTGACGCTGCTGCAGCCGGTGGTCAAACGCTGGGTCACCTTCTACTGGGCCTTCCGCTTGGCCTTGTGGGTCTCCGTCCTGTGGTCGGCCGCGACTTCCCTGGGCGCGCCGTTGGACTTCTCTCCTGGCCAAGGCGTGGGCCTAGGCTGGGTTGTCCCAACCCTCCTCGCTTTCGCCATTGGGGTTATCATCGATGTTGTATCTACAGGATCGAAAGAAAGAAGCGAGTAA